One window of Dyadobacter sandarakinus genomic DNA carries:
- a CDS encoding MFS transporter yields the protein MITKTIASQPASADPIIEKTVYPILLAVSLAHLLNDTMQAVITSVYPMLKNNFQLSFSQIGLVTLCYQLTASIFQPFVGLYTDKHPKPYSIVAGMSFSMMGITSLAFAPSFEWILLSVGLIGIGSSIFHPESSRIAHLSSGGKRGLAQAVFQLGGNGGSALGPLLAALIVAPFGQHGLAWFALAALLGGFLAVRIGGWYKGSMVARSAKPATDKSLGFSRNRIVFSLFILLVLIFSKYVYLAGMTSYYTFFLMDKFGLDIQQAQIRLFIFSLSVAVGTVVGGPFGDRFGRKYVIWISILGAAPFTMLLPYANLFWTTILSVCVGLIISSAFSAIVVYAQELVPGKVGLIGGLFFGLSFGMGGLGSAFLGNLADETSITYVFRLCSFLPLIGMATGLLPRLKSA from the coding sequence ATGATTACAAAAACAATTGCGAGCCAGCCAGCATCTGCCGACCCAATCATCGAAAAGACGGTTTACCCGATTCTTCTGGCGGTGAGTCTTGCCCATTTGCTGAATGACACCATGCAGGCGGTAATCACGTCGGTTTACCCCATGCTCAAAAATAATTTTCAGCTGAGTTTTTCTCAGATCGGTCTCGTCACACTCTGCTACCAGCTTACTGCCTCCATTTTTCAGCCATTTGTGGGCTTGTACACAGACAAGCATCCCAAACCTTATTCCATCGTGGCGGGAATGAGCTTTTCCATGATGGGCATTACATCGCTGGCGTTCGCTCCCTCGTTTGAATGGATCTTGTTATCCGTTGGTCTCATTGGGATCGGGTCCTCTATTTTCCATCCCGAATCATCGCGGATCGCGCACTTGTCTTCCGGCGGCAAGCGCGGATTGGCGCAGGCGGTGTTTCAGCTGGGCGGTAATGGAGGAAGCGCACTGGGTCCGCTGCTGGCCGCGCTGATCGTGGCGCCATTTGGTCAGCACGGATTGGCCTGGTTTGCATTGGCTGCTTTATTGGGCGGGTTCCTTGCAGTCAGGATCGGCGGCTGGTACAAGGGAAGTATGGTGGCAAGGTCTGCAAAGCCAGCTACGGATAAGTCTCTCGGATTCAGCCGGAACCGCATTGTTTTTTCATTATTTATCCTCCTGGTACTGATCTTTTCGAAGTACGTTTATCTGGCCGGGATGACCAGTTATTATACTTTTTTTCTGATGGATAAATTTGGGCTCGACATTCAGCAGGCCCAGATCAGGTTGTTTATATTTTCGCTTTCGGTGGCTGTGGGTACCGTGGTGGGCGGTCCGTTCGGGGATCGGTTCGGACGAAAGTATGTGATCTGGATCTCGATCCTGGGCGCGGCACCTTTTACCATGCTGCTCCCGTACGCCAACCTGTTCTGGACTACCATATTGTCCGTCTGCGTCGGTCTGATCATCTCATCTGCCTTTTCTGCTATTGTAGTTTATGCCCAGGAACTTGTTCCCGGCAAGGTAGGGCTGATCGGCGGATTGTTCTTCGGACTGTCATTTGGAATGGGAGGGTTGGGGTCTGCTTTTCTGGGAAACCTGGCCGATGAAACCAGCATTACCTACGTCTTCCGCCTGTGTTCTTTTTTACCGCTCATCGGTATGGCCACCGGTCTTT